AGTGTTAAAAAAACTGGTGGTCCAGTCGAAAGGACATGTAACAACGACCTGTGAGCTCTTCTTGAATTTCTCATTAATCTCCTTTCGATTAAGTACCCAAGACCTCTAGTACTGTTGAGAACTTTCCACGGGATTGGCTGGCTGTTTAAAAGTTGTTTAGATGCCGAAGTAGCGTATCTATTGTTTGCTTTTTGAGTGTCTAGTAAATTGAGGTATGCGTTTGTGTTGAAGTGCTTGAAGTTTTCTCCGTATTTGGTTTTGTTTTGAATTGTCAATGGATTGTCGGAACACTTGTCTAGTTTTTGTATCTTTGTTTCActtcatatatattttttagcATGTTTTCTGATGATGTGTGCTACATTGTGCAATTTCCAACTTATAATTTGTGTCTTCCTTTCTATTGCTTGAAGTGTTGTGAAGTCACCACAGGATATAAAGAATCAAGCACATCTCCTTCAATTTTGTTTTCGATGTCTCTTATGTGATTGTGAAGTATATGCACCAATTAGTAATATAACGACTTTGGAGTTTTTTACACGTTTCAATTAGGTTTAATGTCACTCTTGTAATTTGTGAAATATTTGTATCACTTAGTAATATCACGACTTTGGAGTTTTTTACACGCGGTCCAGTTACATTCTAATAAAATATGAAAAGTATAATGTATAAGTGTGATTTTGATGGGAGTTGGTTAAATAGGCCAAATTGCTCaactttaatatataatttttaattttttgaaataatataaGAATAATGTTTTATCATTAGTCAAAAATTGATCAATTTGATTTTATAAAAGGAAATGTGACAACTAAAATGCGACGAATTTTTGCCTACCAATGCCTCAATTGTAAGCTATATAAGTTTCatattaaaaataagaaaatattGTTATGTTCATAATATTTCATTGTTATTTATACGAtttttttcatttaaaaaaatattgatgtattattaataatattttaatataatattttagtaaaaggaaaattttctttttcttcatTTTCGGTATATTTGAAAAATAAACTTTCATTTCTTATTCTAAATTCTACATACAACATAATCTTTTCCagttattattttttaatatttaaaatgaaaaaaaaatcataaaacaaaTATATGCCccaatttttttattattattatcattccTAATTTCTTGTTTCCTTTCGATAAGTTCCTAATTTATTTGCTCTTTTTAGTCGGTTCATGTGCTAGTTTCGTTTTTCATATTTATGGTTAGACGTGACAAAATGGGTATAGATCTGAATAATCGAACCTAAATTTATGAAATTGACATCCGATTCGAGATACAAAACCCAATTTAAATTGATCtggaaataattttatatttatgataatacaattatttaattataaatattcttttaattatcgaattattttctaagtttttttgcgtttttactattttctgaatttttttacaaaaatacggaatcaaccaaaatcaaATTCATATACAATTAATTGAATTGattttattttattgaatttgagaTTGCATGTAGTTGTAGAAACTCGTCAAAAATTGCATTGAGTTGATTTCAGTTACCAAAAACGGGACTTTTGCAAGCTTaatctgaaaaatagtatttttataaataaaaagtatttttatattttttttaaaaaatgataaaatttttgcaaaaatatgTTGTGACTTgcatattttttaaaaaagtctTTTAAAAAATCCGCTCTACCTGCGAACAATCTGCTCTCCGTGTTTTATTTATCAGTTAACCAAGTTCCAGTGACCGCGAGACGCTTCAACTTCAAATTGGGAGCAGGGTATATTAAAACGGAGTAGTTTTAGGAGCTAACAACTTATAAGATGGATTCTCAGATGAAGAAGAAAGCGAGATTGAAAAGTTGTACTAATTCAAACCAAGACACCAAAACAGGAGTAGACAGGATCAGCAGTTTGCCAGATCAACTACTTCATCACATTCTCTCCTTCTCGGATGCGAGATTAGCAGTTCAAACCAGCGTTCTCTCTAAACGATGGAAGCTTACGTGGACTACTCTCCCGTTTCTCAATTTCGCTAGCTCTAGTAAGCACACTGACTTTACTTCCGACATCAAGTTTATTGACAAACTTCTCTCTCGTCGAAACCCTGATTCGGATGTATTGAAACTCAATCTTTTCTTTTTTCATTTCGCCCCGGAAGTTAGGACTCCTTTGGTTGACAAGTTTATTGATTATGCAATTACACACAATGTTCGAAACTTAAATGTAGATGTTCCAGGTGCTGATTATCTTGAGGCTATTAAATTATCGAACCCTAACTATCTTTATTCTAACACTCTAAGGGAACTCGTATTGAAGCTACCCTTTTGTAAATTCCCGGAGAAATCAGATTGTTGTTGGCATTTACCTGCTTTAACAACTCTTCATTTGATACGCCCTGTTTATTCGAAACCCTACAAGTTACCTATATCGTATTTGGTCTGCTTGCCTTCTTTGCGGACTCTGTTACTTGATGGTTTCGAGTTACCAAATTCTATTAGCTTGCCTGCTTTACAAACTTTCATATTGCATGCTGTACGATTCCCCAAAAATATGAGTGAGTTCTGCCGGGTCTTCCAGGCACTTGGCAATCTTCGGAGTCTCACATTGTTTTTCTGGGCAACCTTAAGGGCTGATTTTGTTATAGATTGTCCCAAGTTGGTCAACCTGGAAATTAGTTACTGCACTAACAGATCCGGCAAGAGTATTGTAACTAGTAATTACGGCAAAATCAAGGTTTTGGCACCGAAAATACGCAATTTCAGTGCTGTTGGCATCTTTCCAATCAAATTCGGAGTTCTGCTGTTGGAGAATGTGAGTATACAATTACCAGATGGTGCTGGAGTCGAGACTGGTGCACCTTCCGAGGCGAAGCTAAATTTTTATGACCAGGTTTCTGACATGTTTAGGGCACTAAGTGGTGCAAACATTCTTACTCTTGACTTAAAGACTATCGAGGTGAATTTCTAGTACTAATATTCGGTTTTAATTTGTTAAGGTTCACTATTTTGTCTTATAAGTAGAGTAAATTGTATTTTAATTGTTTGTAGTATAAGTATTTTGCGGTTTAATGAATTATCTAATTTTAGCATATTGATGgcatttaatttttttaaagcaGGTAACTACATTAGTTGAAGTAGTTGAAGTAGGAGTAAAACCGTCTTTTTCACAAAAATAAACAATAAACATATTCCTTAAAAAAAGAATTTGGATGACACTCACATTAATTTGAATGAAAAGATACACGCAGAATCATATACGTTGCTCACATATATCATTATAATTCCATACTTGAGTTTTTAATATATGGAATGTATACATTTACATATGGTTGAAATCATTAGAGAGCAAACGAATTTCGTTGTTTCCTTTTGCCTGTCGTCATTAATTTAATtacgtatatatacatatatgaatAAGACAATGAATCGCTAAACAACCACCCTACTTATAGCAATTGGTTCTGAAACTTTGATGTTATTTGGcaatattttttcaaatttctttctcATTTTGGCCATTCGATACATGTTTCCCTGTGTGTAAATAGTATACAAACTTATCCATCCATAAAGAGCATCTAAATTTTCATGATATCTGTTTATAAATCTTTGGTTTACAATGAAAGTGTATAATTATTGATTGATCAACAACTAATAAGCAAACTGACAAGGAATTTTGGTAAAAGCAACAATTGCCCACGTATTAACTAACACCGTTAACTGATTTAGACGGAACCCGACACAAGTTCTCTTATTGCTTAAAAAATTGAAGTAGTTCCACCAAAGTGCCAAACTTAAAACGAAAGTCATTAAACTGCAAAATAATAGTACTATAGTTCATCAAGGTGCAATTTACTCGTTAAAGTAACAAGTATTCTTTGTTTAGTGCTTTTTGATGTTAAGATCTAATTTGCAGTTCAGGTCCTAATTTAATCAATTTTGTTTTTGTTATTTCCTAGGCACTTTCTGCTCTTTCAGATATTCTTGTCAGTTCTTCATCTCCATTCTTTTGTTTAAAGCATGTGAAGGTACCACATGGATTTGAAGAATCAAGTATGTCCTCTTACCTCAAATGGTACCTACTCGGTCACTCTTCGGAAGGCACCATTGTTACTACATTGCCTCAGGTGTTTAATGAATCTTATCAGCTTGTCTTTTTCTAAGCAAATGCTTTGTATGTTGCATATACTGAACTCTTTGCAAAACTCGTCATCCTGAATCCACCAAATTGGCTAATATCTTTTAAAATGTGGTAACTTGTCAAATATGCTTTCTTGTGCTTGCACCTGATGGGGGTATGGGGTTGAAAGACAAGGGTTTTATGATATCGTTGATAGAAAAACAAAGGCAGAACTGAATGTCTACAGTACTGATATATCCTGCCCTCAGTTTTAGAATTCGACTCCTACTAATTACAAAACAAGCTTTCCTAATTAAAAAAGAAACTTTACAACTAAAGTTTCTTTTCCCTAATATAGGTGATGATTATTAATATAATTAGCAAGATATTGTACTATTGTTTGGGTACTCATAATATTATGCTTCTTCCAGACCTTGATATATTTCTTAATCCAAGATTTTTTACGCCTTTAGAAGTATTATCCTGCATCCATTCCACTTGTCCATGGGATTGTCATATCCACTGACCGGGGTATATAACTCACGGGGCAATGATTAATATCAGGGAAATTAAAAAGATATTGTTGCTTCCATTAAAACATGTCGTAAATAGATAAAAAATTGAATTTCCAGGGATATTCCCTTCCGATAACTAGTTAAAAAAATTTCAGAATTGCATGATTATAATTAATACTAGGGCTTTAGCTTCCAAAAGAGTGGGATGTAATATGAAGCGACTTGTGAAGTCTAGTAATATAAACATAGTTATGCTTATAGTTGCTTATAAATGTAATGAAGATAGGGAATACATATATTTTGACTTTGTTTATTTAATGTCCGACTCGGGGCATGTATTGTCCCTATCTAACTAAAGTTCGAGGATTGTAAATTCTTATGTAATGGTCTAATATGTTTTCATGTGCAAACGTTGTTGTCCAAGTTGTCATTTGGCCAAATCATAAACAGGAAGGATATATCTCATATTTGTAGAATTAATTATAATCCAAATTGTTGATTTAGATCTAGAATCCAATGAAATCCACCCGCTTTGTTTTAGTCTTGTCTTGCTATAGACTGATTGGTGTATGCATCTGTCAGGAACTGATTAGTTCCAGACCTGATTTGAGACTATTTTTGGTGTTTTCTGATAAGGAATGCAAATAACAAGTAGATATAGAGAAGAAACAGAGATTAGAGAGTGAATTGAGGGAACAGAGAGAACAGAGCAAGGAGATAGAGATTAGAGATCAGACAGCAAGAAAGGGTTGCTTAGAGAGAGAAACCatagagagaaagagaattcAGTTAGAAGAGAGAGAAAGATTGGTGGCAAATTGCCAAATACGTATTATCATTCATAATCTGAAAAGTAATCTTACAACTCTATTTATCCTCTTTTGCAAATGTAAATAACTCAACAATTACCATACTACCCTTAATGACCTGATACTACCATATCTGTATAATACTAATAAGACTCTTAGCTTGACATACTACTATTACTATACTACTGCTGCCTTCTGAGATTCCTCCCTCCTTGTTGGACATTTCCAGAAGATACTCAGCAGATCACAAAGATTCACCTTCCAACACAACAGATCATAAACTCCACTTGCACAACACAACAACCCACACTCCTCCTTACAACTTTAACCTCAGTTGCTCCACAATCTCCAATCACAACGCAACTACAAAAGATTCAGTACTTCAATCTCACAGACAATTCCTCAGCAATTACCATACTACTTCCTTAAACTTCTTCGTATTTATCATACTACCCTTAATGACCTGATACTACCATATCTGTATTTATCATACTACCCTTAATGACCTGATACTTCCTATTGGTGGCAAATTGCCAATTTCGTATTATCATTCATAATCTAAAAAGTAATCTTACAACTCTATTTATCTTCGTCTCCAAATGTAACTAACTCAGCAATTACCATACTACCCTTAATGACCTGATACTACCATATCTGTATAATACTTATAAGACTCTTAGCTTGACATACTACTATTACTATACCACTGCTGCCTTTCTGACACCATCCAACTGAATTTGTCATGGAAATAGTTACTGGCTTTAGTAACAACTTTTCTACTTTTCCATGATTGATGATACAGAGGTTTTGTGTATTTGCTTTTGTATATGTACTCCATATGCGCTCACACACATAGAAACACACTAGCGCGTGCGCACACACGTGAATACGCATAGAACTACAACTAATTCCAAACATAGCTGAGAAGATGGAGCGAGCAAGGAGAAGCTAAACAAAAAGAATGTTGGGGTCGAAGGAGGGCTACAGACTAAGCGTTTGGCTAGGTTAGAGAGATGGAGACAATAATTTTAGTTTCAAGGCTAGTTTATCTACCTACAGTTCCAAGACAAGGGTAATTGCCTCATTTTTAATTGCTCTATCGGAATTTTAATTTTTCTCTATAATTGCCTCATTTTTTAGAAATCGGCAAGGGTAATTATTGGTACTTATCCAGGTTTTAACAATAATTTTACTAAACTAAGCTGGAGGCCTTTTCTTGTTAGTAGTTAAGATATTATATGTAGATCCCTATGTTTTTAATTGTTTTGTATAACGTACTTATTATAATTCACCAAAGTTTCCGTTTTTGTTCAGAAAAACATAATTTCACATGGAGAAGCAGCTTTTGTGACAGCTCAGGACATGGTGTTAGATGAGCCCTTTACAACTCAAACCAAGGTATTGGTTGGCTCTAAAAAATTGCATAAGAAAGTTTGTGTGGACACCTTGGCCACAGGGGTGCAAGAAGAGCACATGGTGAAGAATTCTGTAGTAAATGCTGATAGAGTTACACATACTGGTGTTCCAGTTGAAGGTACTGGCAATGACCGGGTGAGCTCTTCTAGGATGGATAGAAGTTTTGGGTTATGGCGGGGCCATGAAGTCAACTCTGAATTTGAAAGTCTACTCGATATTATTATGAATAAGTACCCAGAAACCTTTGAGCACTTTACTACGACAAACAAGAAGTTGTGTACAGTGAAGCTAAATATGTTATGCAGCTCAGTAAATGTCTTTACCAAAATCTCTATGAGTCAGGTTGATACTGAGATGATTCTTGAGCACAGGTCTGTCTTTGCTGCCTTGCAGAATTTAGGATTCAATGTGAGTTGGCTTGTGAATCGTCTGAACTATATAGAACAGCTCCGGTTTTCACAGCCCCTACTTCCCGAGCTTCATGCAATAGACGCTCATATTGACAATGCCAAAAGTAGATTACATGATTTGCAGATTCTTATTGATGATGCCAAAATAGAGTTGCAAGATCTACATACTATTCGCGCTGAGAAGATGCAAGAGATTCAGAAAGCTTTTGGAACTATGGGTACAAACCTTCTTGTTGGATGCATAGGAGATGATCTATTGTATGTTCCCTAATTTCACTGAAATTGGTTCCCTGCTTGAGAATTGTTTAGTTCCTGTAGTACCTTGTCTATTTTCTGGTCCTTGGTCTTCAAGTCTCTAGAACTTTTATGGTCTTATGCTTTTGTATCGAATTGTTTTTCTTTTCAACTAATTGCACGTCACAGAAAAGTGTTTGTATGCTTGTTTAGTATATCCTTGGCTACATTGGATAACCCCTTTTGTCTGGTCCTTGATAATTTATTGAACTTTTTTATCAAGTGGTGGATCCGGTCGTTTGCAACTTCATTTACTcccaccatttatattttctcGTTAAATTTCCTCGGGGATGTTCTTTATATTTATCAAGCTAATAGATTGATAGGTTACAGGAGTTTTGTTTCTGACAAAAGAGTTCTAGCGTTTATGGTCAAAAGATACAGTTTATGGTCAAAAAATACAGCCAAATTAGTTTGGTAAAATAACAATATATAACAAGAAAGCAGACTGTTCTTATATGACATTAAGGAGTGTTTTTCTGGTATCATATGAAACTATGAAAGTGTACCTATTACTCTTTCCGTTGATAGAAAATAGTTCATGATGTTTCTTAATTGAAGTTTGGTTTTACATATAAGAGTGAGAGATGTCTGGTACTTTTTTTCCTACAAAGGCTGATGGGATGGGATGGGATATATATATCTATCTATACTCctatattaaaaataaaacacTAAAAATTTGGTTGTTCGTCCAGTTCAATCTAAAGCCGTGAAATTAAATTAATGAGAATTGTTAGATACAATTTTTATATCTAATATAAGCGGTGTAAGTTTTGAATCTCATAAACAACATATAAAAATTACTAATAATACAAAACTACCATGCATCTTATGGATTATATACGAAATATTGAAATTTTGGTTGTTGATCCTTTGATCGCTTAATCCAGAGTTGTTAAATTAAATTGATGAGGACCATTCTATACGATCttttaaattattatatgaagGGGTGTAAGATTTGAATCCCCAACTGTGACGCCCTCAAACTCGGGGTTAGAAATGAGGATCCACAACACcaataaactaatataataaaGGCAGAAACATAATAAACCCCGAAACTAACAAGTTCTAAACAAgataaagtttgagacaagattacaactaccaaccgAAATATTATTATTACAACCCTTAATATAATTAAAACCAAATTattcgattccgacttggaatcgacagataacccaaaaGTATCTGATTCAACTATTACACTTCCCACCAACTTATTGTCGCTTGCTCACAAATCATATACATGATCTGGCATCTGAAATCCCACGACACGATAGAGACCGCCAAGAATGCTCTTgcgagcggtgcgcctaagtctgaccatcttctttcttaactgtCATTGTTAGATCACACAAATAAATGAGCAAAtgagctcagcaagtaactatataagcAGTTCAAAATATCAACATAAGCAACGATATCTGAGGCATTCTATTTCAATAAATTAGGTGGCAGCATTCTATCAGTTTCTAGGAAAGGGTTCCAAAGGAAGGTTTCAAAACTTTTAAGATTCAAATTCGAATAAACAGTGGTTCTCAATCTCAATCGATAGGGTTCTTAGAGAGTTTACTTTGAGAGATAAATCGCTCTAAGCTATGAGCATCAATATAAAAGTAAAGTGATAGGGTTCTCAAACAAGATTCCCAGAGCTTTAAAGAAGATTCAATTCAAAGTATTCAACTTCAAATAAAAAAAGCATAATGCTTGTTGCAACATTTATAAAActttttttttaattacttaacaacaaagaacccttgattggaatatccatcttttaagtataatacgggtgatcagcccataCTGACCTTcatccggtcattaaggtacctatgaTATTATTTCAaccttatattggactagccccgctagtctcttacatgactggactagtcccactagtctcttacgtctctatccaatcctttagaaatttatttggaaaaccTTTATGTTGGAATACAAGGAAGTTTGGCTAAATTCATTTTAACTTTACCGATACGTGAAATCGCTTGAACTCATTCAAGTCGAAAGTCATTCTTAAGTCcaattcaagaattcaaggaaaATGAACAGATTGCAAAAAACACGGCTTGTAAGTTAAGGAAATGATCAAACATTAAACAGGGTATAACAAGGTCGTGATCAGGATAGTTCCAAAGAACGACGCATAAACAAGGCACAATATACTATCAAAGGAATCTAGGTTAACAAGGTATGACATATGAAAGGTTCATTATGACTCTCTTAGGGGAAAAGGATCATAAGTTAACAAAATACGAGAACAGGGTATAAGTACTTGGAGCAAGGGGTTACTACTAGGGTttatcaaaaggatcaataacaTGTTTATCACAAGGATCAATAACAGGGTTATCACAAGGATCAATAACAAGTTTATCACAAGGATCAATAACAAGTTTACGAAGATTCTTTATTATATCtgtcaataaaatcaataatCTCTCTATAAGCAATTCATAATAGAAGGCGGAGTTACGTGCCTAAAAAAACTTTCCTGTTTTACGGAACCTGATCTACTGTCACCAAAGACttctttccctttcctagcctgaatgcctccgctTTCCAAATTTACAATTCAAAACAAACCCTAATTAGAAACCAAGTCAATTTTCCTGACGTTTCCTAGAATGTCAACTCTTTTACCCCAATCGAAATATACACTTATCTTATATACACATGcataacacgtagcacataataAGATATACCTTTATACTCTTTATATCACCGACTATCTCGATACTTTACACTTAGCAGATAATCACCGATTCATATAATTCGATACCGAATCAAATCGAACCTAGACCTTATATAAACTCACTTTCTTTCGAGAATCGAGCATGACGTATTTATAACTACGCTTACCCTTCTCATAACGATCCATCGATCATATTCAAGTATACACCACTACTTTTAACACCAACCACTCACATGCAACTCCTCTTTTACACTTACATATTATCAACTTAGAATACCAAGTCAAAAACATAACATGCAATTCGATTTCACCTTGTATATCCCAAAGTTCACATATTGATATCCCATTAATTATCACAATCTTGAATTCACAACCGAATTAGACATAGATTAATTCTCTAATTTTTACTTAACCAACATGTAGCCATTAAAATCAACATGCATGATCTTGAATCAAGAACTGAGcctaattcgaattaaaattaatgaACAAAAGTCATATCAATCAAATTTATCAAATAGTTTGAACCAAATTCCTTTAAAACCGAAAGTTTCATTTGGGTTTTTCAAATAAAAATGACATGCAACAACATTTCTAAGAATCAATTACCTATCCTCGAATTATACACCAAATCTGAATCATTCTTATAGAATTAAActctaaaattttgaaaaatccaAAGAAAACATATGCATGTAGAAATACAAGTTTAAAACAAAGTATTTGTGAAATTTTCGGACTCCAGTAACATCATTGTCCCCGTCGGCTAACCAAGGCTCACTGCCAACGGCGACAAAGCATGGTGGTGCCTCTTGTCGGTGTTTCCTACCAAAACTCTACCCATAACCTATTTTCACTAATTAAACACACGTATTATCACAGAAACATCACCAATTCATTattcaaccaacaacaatcaagaACCGAACCAAAAACCCGAGGGGGGGTTTCAAAAAATTGAAAATCAACCACATGCAACCATGTATAGACATAGAGGAAGCAAAGGCCATCACAATGATGGTCTTGAAATCGAAAACCACCCACATACGGTGGCGAACGGAGAGGAGAGAGGGAGTTTACcgagatgagagagagagagagggataGTAGAGAGAGTTCGAGAAAGAGAGAGATTGGAGAGGTCGGgagtaaaagaaaaagggagagGGAAAGGGAGGGGGAGGGTGATATATAATTAGATGGCAGGGGCAATTTAGTAACTTGTCAtctaattttttgaaattattttcttttctcttgatttattctaaaaatcattaaactatgtttaatataattaaaatagcttttataaaatcataaaatacaACGAATTCTATTTTTAAAACAAGGAGCATGAAATTAGCTCTTTACccatattttcagaataatttttgagcgaacgaaTAAATTTCTgtggattttataaataaatcccTAGTAGTAAAATAAACtctagaaaaatcattttaaaatatccAAACATCAAATTAAATCCaactattatttttaaaaagtcctTAGGACTATTCCAgagataaaaaaataaatttcgCACCTTGatcatattttaataattttataaaaaatatataaggatcaaataatccttattttaatcaaataaatcctctaaaaaatattttataacttGGGAATCACAGATTTATACTTGAAACtttaaaataacatatattcacATAAACACATTTCATATTGATACACTTAAACACGTtattccctttttattagcagGTTACACGAGTAACAATTACTTGATAACGATATACCTTTTTCAATTACGAATCCAAATTATAGAAACACGCAGAGGACTCCACATATATCATAACTTAATATAATTCTCATATTTTATTATTTCTAATCCTTTTCATTCAATCCTTCCTTTGAATAACCGGTCCCGTTCAACCTGACGATCCGACAATCATAACTTAAACCTTTttgctgactcatcaaactggaatgAGGCTTTGCCCGTTCCTTAATACCATTTCACAGAATTTCACATAAACCACAAAATTATATAACTTTTTATTTTATACTCATAAATCCACAAAATCCACAATTATAACACATAACTGTATTTTATTCATACAAATATTTCAACTCTGTAGAATTATAACACATTTTCGTACTTCCGAGATGAATCAAAAATCTCGAATTATACGCTTCGTATAGAATCTCGTGCTTCAACTCTAtaacattaggaatccaaatacCGAACAAACTCCGTATATCCCTTTATTgtccttttgagctttaatctATTCACCTAAAAATTTATCCTTCTCGTGATCCATCATTTTTTCCTGACAACAtcaaatcttttccaaaatctctaGCTGAAATGCCATTGTGTATACCACTTCATTTGCCATCTCCGAGATTTACATCTCTATCTCTaacttctcaaattccttaatcaatTCTGCAGAcgaagttaacatattcaatctttccttgcaGCTTAACGCATCCGCTATAACATTCGATTTTCCGGGATGATAACTTATCGTGCAGttgtaatccttgatcaattccaaccatctcctttatCTCATATTCAACTCTTTTCGGCGTAAAGATGTATTTC
This sequence is a window from Apium graveolens cultivar Ventura chromosome 9, ASM990537v1, whole genome shotgun sequence. Protein-coding genes within it:
- the LOC141687514 gene encoding uncharacterized protein LOC141687514 isoform X2, with product MDSQMKKKARLKSCTNSNQDTKTGVDRISSLPDQLLHHILSFSDARLAVQTSVLSKRWKLTWTTLPFLNFASSSKHTDFTSDIKFIDKLLSRRNPDSDVLKLNLFFFHFAPEVRTPLVDKFIDYAITHNVRNLNVDVPGADYLEAIKLSNPNYLYSNTLRELVLKLPFCKFPEKSDCCWHLPALTTLHLIRPVYSKPYKLPISYLVCLPSLRTLLLDGFELPNSISLPALQTFILHAVRFPKNMSEFCRVFQALGNLRSLTLFFWATLRADFVIDCPKLVNLEISYCTNRSGKSIVTSNYGKIKVLAPKIRNFSAVGIFPIKFGVLLLENVSIQLPDGAGVETGAPSEAKLNFYDQVSDMFRALSGANILTLDLKTIEHVKVPHGFEESSMSSYLKWYLLGHSSEGTIVTTLPQKNIISHGEAAFVTAQDMVLDEPFTTQTKVLVGSKKLHKKVCVDTLATGVQEEHMVKNSVVNADRVTHTGVPVEGTGNDRVSSSRMDRSFGLWRGHEVNSEFESLLDIIMNKYPETFEHFTTTNKKLCTVKLNMLCSSVNVFTKISMSQVDTEMILEHRSVFAALQNLGFNVSWLVNRLNYIEQLRFSQPLLPELHAIDAHIDNAKSRLHDLQILIDDAKIELQDLHTIRAEKMQEIQKAFGTMGTNLLVGCIGDDLLYVP
- the LOC141687514 gene encoding uncharacterized protein LOC141687514 isoform X1, whose protein sequence is MDSQMKKKARLKSCTNSNQDTKTGVDRISSLPDQLLHHILSFSDARLAVQTSVLSKRWKLTWTTLPFLNFASSSKHTDFTSDIKFIDKLLSRRNPDSDVLKLNLFFFHFAPEVRTPLVDKFIDYAITHNVRNLNVDVPGADYLEAIKLSNPNYLYSNTLRELVLKLPFCKFPEKSDCCWHLPALTTLHLIRPVYSKPYKLPISYLVCLPSLRTLLLDGFELPNSISLPALQTFILHAVRFPKNMSEFCRVFQALGNLRSLTLFFWATLRADFVIDCPKLVNLEISYCTNRSGKSIVTSNYGKIKVLAPKIRNFSAVGIFPIKFGVLLLENVSIQLPDGAGVETGAPSEAKLNFYDQVSDMFRALSGANILTLDLKTIEALSALSDILVSSSSPFFCLKHVKVPHGFEESSMSSYLKWYLLGHSSEGTIVTTLPQKNIISHGEAAFVTAQDMVLDEPFTTQTKVLVGSKKLHKKVCVDTLATGVQEEHMVKNSVVNADRVTHTGVPVEGTGNDRVSSSRMDRSFGLWRGHEVNSEFESLLDIIMNKYPETFEHFTTTNKKLCTVKLNMLCSSVNVFTKISMSQVDTEMILEHRSVFAALQNLGFNVSWLVNRLNYIEQLRFSQPLLPELHAIDAHIDNAKSRLHDLQILIDDAKIELQDLHTIRAEKMQEIQKAFGTMGTNLLVGCIGDDLLYVP